GACTTCCGCGAGCTCACGGACGTCAAGATCGCTGCCGGTACGACGGGTCTCCTCATGGTGGGCGGCGGTGTGCCGAAGAATTTCGTCCAGGATACAGTGGTTTGCGCTGAAATCCTCGGCAAGGAATGCGAGATGCACAAATATGCCGTGCAGATCACTGTTGCCGACACGCGTGACGGCGCCTGCTCGTCCTCGACGCTGAAAGAAGCTGCGAGCTGGGGCAAGGTGCAGACCGTCCATGAGCAGATGGTGTTTGCCGAGGCAGGTTCCGTGGTTCCGCTTCTGGCGTCTGCGGCCTGGCACAAGGGTGCCTGGAAGAACCGCCGCAAGCGTGAGTTCGCCAAGCTCTTCCTTTAGGGCGCAGCGCGACACGAAAGACCATGACGCCGGGACATTACTTGTCCCGGCGTTTTTCGTTGGGCAGATTGAAGCGAGATTTCCAAGCATGAGGAGACCGCACATGTCCGACCGGATTCAGGTCACGAAGAAAGACGGCGTCGCTGACGTCAAACTCGTTCGCACAGACAAGATGAATGCGCTGGACGATGCGATGTTCGAAGCGCTGCTCTCGACGACCGAGGAACTGTCCAAGGACAAGTCAGTGCGCTGTGTCGTGCTCTCTGGCGATGGCCGCGCGTTCTGTGCAGGTCTCGATATGGGTAATTTTGGCAAGATGGCTGAAGGTAATAGTGGCGGCGGGTCGCCGGGTGGCCGCCAGGGGCTCACCCCGCGCACGCATGGCATCACCAACCGGGCGCAGCAGGCCGTGTGGGGCTGGCGCGCCCTGCCCGTCCCTGTCATCGCCGCTGTGCATGGCGTCGCCTTCGGTGGCGGCTTTCAGGTGATGCTGGGCGCAGATATGAGGATCATCCACCCGGAGACGAAACTCTCTATCATGGAGATCAAATGGGGCCTCGTACCGGACATGGCGGGCACGGCGATTATGGGCTCGCTCTGCCGCGATGACCGCCTGCGCGAGCTCACCTACACCGGACGCATCTTCTCGGGCGCTGACGCGGCTGAGTACGGCTTTGCGACAGAGGTCAGCGAGACACCGTATGAGCGCGCCATGGAGCTTGCGACGCAGATCGCAGGCAAGAACCCGGACGCCATCCGCGCGAACAAGGAGATCTTCAACAATTTGCCAGACATGACCGCTGCAGAGGCCCTGCTTCAGGAATCAGTGCTGCAGGACAAGCTGATCGGTAGCAAGAACCAGATCGAGGCGGTGATGGCAGAGCTGCAGAAACGCCCGGCCGCCTTTGCCGATAGCTGAGGGCACGCGCATTGCGGCCAAAAAGAAAGGCGACCGTTTGAGGCGGTCGCCTTTTTCTTGATCTGTTTTGCCATTTCGAACGAAATGGCGCGAGTGACGGGGCTCGAACCCGCGACCTCCGGCGTGACAGGCCGGCACTCTAACCAACTGAGCTACACCCGCGCAGATCGTCCACCGCATTTGGCGGTGAGGCGCCTGATTAGACAAGCCACGCGCACCGGTCAAGCATGAAACGCGCTCGTATGCAGACGACTTGCAGCTGGCTGCAGCGGGCAGCTGAAAACGCCAATAGGTACCGCGCTAGCCCGTCGCTTTCTGCCGGTTGCGCGGCTGACCTTCGAGACGGATGACGTCGCCCGACATCGAAATGTCTGCCGGAGATTGCGACAGCAACTGGTCTGCTTCTTCCTCTGAACGCACTGGGAAAAGGTGGCCGAGTTTCTCAAGCGGCTGCGGGCGGCTGATAAGGAAGCCCTGCAATTCGTCGCAGCCAATCTCGGTGAGATACTGCTTCTGGGTTTCGGTTTCGACGCCTTCGGCCGTGCAGCTCATATTGAGCGCCTTGGCAATCTGAAGCGTTGCCTTTGTGATGGCACGGCTCTCATGATTGTGGTCGATGTCTTCAACGAAGCTCTTGTCGATCTTGAGCTTGTCGAACGGGAAACGGCGCAGATAGCTCAACGATGAGAAGCCGGTACCGAAATCGTCGAGCGAGATTCGCAAGCCAATCTCTTTCAACTGGTTGAGACGCTGCAACGTGAATTCGGTATCCGTCATGAGGACCGATTCGGTAATCTCAAGCTCAAGTCGCGCCGGGTCGATCTGATTGACGGCGATCGCGTTGATGATCGTCGTCACAAGGCTGGAACTGTGGATCTGTAGCGGCGAAATATTCACCGCGACGCGCATATTATCCGGCATGCGGCGCGCAGCCCTCAGCGCTTCGCGCAGCGCCCAGTCGCCCAGACGGGTAATGATTCCGCTATCTTCGGCGTGTTGAATGAAGTGGTCTGGCCCGATCAGGCCCCGCGTCGGATGCTGCCAGCGAATGAGCGTCTCAGCACCGATGATCTTATTGGTCTTTGCGTCCAGCTGCGGCTGGAAGAACAGGCGAAGTTCGTTGTTCTCAAGCGCCTTGTTGAGGTCCAGCTCGATTGTCTGGCGCGCCTTGGCCCGGTCCTCGAGGTTCTGGCTGAAGACGCACCATGTGCGCTTACCTGCTTCCTTGGCCTGATAGAGGGCGAGGTCGGCGTGCTTCAGAAGCGTCTGAATTTCCATATTATATTGTTCGATGATGCGCACACCGATACTCGCGCCGCAATGAACGATTGAGCTCCAGATGTCGTATGGCCGGTTCAGGCGCTCGCTCATCGATTTCACGGTCTCGATCAGCTCGTCCTGAGAGTCGCATTCGAGTAGCATCGCGAACTCGTCACCGCCAAGCCGGGCGATAACATGGGCGTCTGGCGCTGCATCCTTAAGGCGATTGGCAACCTGGCACAGGAGTTCGTCACCTGCCGGGTGGCCAAGCGTATCGTTGACCCATTTGAAGTTATCGAGATCCAGCCACAGCAAGGCGCGGCAACGGCCATCCGGAATGGGACGGGCGGCGGCCTTTTCCAGACACTCGTGAAGATTGGCCCTGTTGGGCAGCGACGTCAGCGGATCAAAGTGGGCCATGAATGCGATACGATCTTCGATCGCCTTGGACTGGGTGATATCGGACGCAACACCCCGGAACCCCTGAAATTTGCCGGCGCTGTCAAAGATCGGCTTACCCGTCAGGGACCACCAGGTCT
This genomic interval from Thalassovita mediterranea contains the following:
- a CDS encoding crotonase/enoyl-CoA hydratase family protein; the encoded protein is MSDRIQVTKKDGVADVKLVRTDKMNALDDAMFEALLSTTEELSKDKSVRCVVLSGDGRAFCAGLDMGNFGKMAEGNSGGGSPGGRQGLTPRTHGITNRAQQAVWGWRALPVPVIAAVHGVAFGGGFQVMLGADMRIIHPETKLSIMEIKWGLVPDMAGTAIMGSLCRDDRLRELTYTGRIFSGADAAEYGFATEVSETPYERAMELATQIAGKNPDAIRANKEIFNNLPDMTAAEALLQESVLQDKLIGSKNQIEAVMAELQKRPAAFADS
- a CDS encoding EAL domain-containing protein, translating into MGDASHPAEPPKLKSASILGSIEIPDEQLGAIREKQVDAVGSLLPVIGLANLINAAVVMISFANTPANRLLGVWSMTMVIATSIMLIGYFIMRRRSKDAQTIPSAEAGKNSIDRFARFASVLGILWGILPLLILPLTDHTNQLAVSSIVAGVMFAGVLLIGRIPEAAMGFLIPTVIGYVVGLQLGQDPRNDFLSVLAFVYAVVLWTSSKWSFNQFVEQHLNGSAVKQQAQLIGLLLRDFEESTSDWLWQTDQGNFLIDIPLPTVSEQNNFELMAVGVGLTTLFKESDASRTLSRCLERQQSFRDLNLEVEGESQTWWSLTGKPIFDSAGKFQGFRGVASDITQSKAIEDRIAFMAHFDPLTSLPNRANLHECLEKAAARPIPDGRCRALLWLDLDNFKWVNDTLGHPAGDELLCQVANRLKDAAPDAHVIARLGGDEFAMLLECDSQDELIETVKSMSERLNRPYDIWSSIVHCGASIGVRIIEQYNMEIQTLLKHADLALYQAKEAGKRTWCVFSQNLEDRAKARQTIELDLNKALENNELRLFFQPQLDAKTNKIIGAETLIRWQHPTRGLIGPDHFIQHAEDSGIITRLGDWALREALRAARRMPDNMRVAVNISPLQIHSSSLVTTIINAIAVNQIDPARLELEITESVLMTDTEFTLQRLNQLKEIGLRISLDDFGTGFSSLSYLRRFPFDKLKIDKSFVEDIDHNHESRAITKATLQIAKALNMSCTAEGVETETQKQYLTEIGCDELQGFLISRPQPLEKLGHLFPVRSEEEADQLLSQSPADISMSGDVIRLEGQPRNRQKATG